AGCTATATCAGGAGGTGGCCAGGCCACCTCTTGTGTCTTTACTGGAAATCCCAGGAAATATTGGAAACCAGTTCACAGGCATCACATTTGAAATCGAAAATGCCAAACCAGGGCTCATCTAGCGCCCAATGTGCGCCACAGCTCGGACACAAACGAGCTTTTTCCTGCGCCAGACTCTCGCCCCCAACCCGATACAAGTAATAGTAAACCGGCTTTTTGGTGAGATAACGGATCCGCTTACTGAGATCTAGGCCCCGGCGGGTGAGATCGCTGTCCAGGCTGGTCAACTCATTGAGGGCGGCAAACTCGCAGCGTGTTGCACCATTAATCTGGATCTGATCACAGGCCTGCCAGTCTTCTTGCCATTTTATCAGTGCTTTATAATCGCCATTGGCAATGGCCGGGATTTTATACAGCGGCACTGGCTGAAAATCATCACCACAATACAACGGACTGCAGGTGTGTACATAGGTTGTGTAGAGAATATAGCTGGACGGAGACTGGCATTGATCAGCGCCATTGGCATGAATATCCTGACCTATTACTTTGACTTTTGGTGCTAACAATCCCGCCTGCTGGAGTTGATCAATGGCGTGCTTAACGAATGGGCTGTGATGCAGAGGATGCAGTGCATCTTCAAGTGGACACATTACCCGGGTGATAAAAAAGCCTTCTTTTAAAACGGTGGGAAATTCATCGCCAATGATTTGGCCGTTGAAACGCAGCGCGTTAACCACTCGGTTGATGGCCTGCTCTGCTTGCTCAAGCGTAGTGTCCTGATAACAGTCAAAAGTGAGATCAACTACGAACATCTTAACGAGACTCCAGCAGAGCGAGTAATTTATCCAGTTTCGCCTCGATGCGATCTAACTGTGTCTGCGCGTTATCCTGTGCTGCTGGTTGTGCGCTCTGTGTTGGCTGCTCGTCCAGTGTTGATAACAGATCTGGGTTATTTTTATAAGCCGTTAGTCCCGCAATGATCAAGGGCATTGCAACGGGCTCGGCCAGTTTGGCTTTGGTGGTGGCAACAGTAGGGGTTTTGCCTTGCGCAACGAGTGCGGCAATTGCGTTCAAAACTGCGGGGTGCATAAAGCGGCCTCTGGAAATTAAAACTCAGTGCATTGTATCACCTAAGCTGCCACAACATCACCAGTAAAAAGATGCAGCTCGTGTTTGTGAGGTGACTATAACGCTTCGCAATATTACATGTGTTTAGCACAGCACATGCAGGGTAATGCTCCGGTTATCGCCAGTGTGGCCAGCTTTGTTCAGCGTAACCTTGCATCCAGCTCATCGATTATTTCACTCCAGTCAGCATCTTCTCTGAGTGACTCTTCAATAAAGTGCTTTTGTCCTTGGTTCCAAAACGGGGCTTCAGCCAAAAGCATATCACTGGGCAGTGTGTGCTGACTAAAAAATGCTTTTATGCCTGCATCACTGTTGTCTAATCCAAGCTGAGCGAATAAGTTTTTTAGGTTATGTGCACTGGTATCCATATGCCCTCTGGTTGTTTAAAAAGTACGCTATAACTATAGTAGCTTTACCACACCGACAAGTAAAAATCGTCGGATAATCACAACAAAAAACACAAGGACTTACCATGACAAACTCAACGACCAGTGCGCAGTTAACCATTAAACATTTATCTCCGGAAGACAGCAGGGTGGCAGCCAGCCTGTTATACAGAGCCTACCATGATGACAAGTTATTCAAAGATGTGCTGGGTGGGGCGGATGAACAAACCTATGAATCACGACTACGTGCTTTGATCCGTGAGGAGTTGTCCTGCTTTGGTCAGTCTGCTCAACCTCTAATTGGTCTTTACCAGGAAGAAGACTTGCTGGCGATTGCCTGTGTCTTTGAAGCTCAGACAGAGCTGCAAGCATCGCGACGCTGGGACTGGCGTTTGCGGTTAATGATGAGTGCAGGATACTTGCAAACTCAGCAATTAATAGACAAAGAAAAAACCATACGGGAGGCACTGACGGATTGTGGACATTATTATTTTCTTTCGTTTATTGCTGTAGAGCCACACTATCAGGGTCAGGGACTGGGGCATCATTTACTGGATGCACTGGACGAATTAGTTAAAGAAAACCCCCTGGCCAGCGGTCTCGGGGTATTTGTGTCTGAGGCCGAACAGAACTTCTTTTTTAGCCAGCATGGTTATGAAAAACTTCAGGTTTTAACCTTCAAATCAGTACAGGGTGAACTGCTGTTTAAAACTCGAACCGCCATTATGGAAAAAAGCCTGTGAGACTTTTCTCACATGAATGTAGGTCAAGGCGTTTTAGTATCAGTGTTTTAACCCTCCGCAATAAGTTAAGTTATTGAAATTTAATGTCTTTGTGAATATTTCAAGAAGGTGACGAAAAAAAGTGTGAGAAAAAGCGCCTTTCCCATTATTCAGGATTGCGTAAACTTAATCGTGTTCAAGGACGGAAGGACATCATTGCCAGGAAAGGGTGAAGCGGACAGAGTCAGGATGACTCAGGAAACATCAGGAAGATGTTTAACAGGGGAAGTCAGGAGCGCTTAGGATAAGCGAAGTGGATAGAGTCAGGATGACTCAGGAAACATCAGGAAGATGTTTAACAACGGAAGTCAGGAGCGCTTAGGATAAGCGAAGTGGACAGAGTCAGGAAGACTCAGGCAACATCAGGAAGATGTTTAACAGCGGAAGTCAGGAGCGCTTAGGATAAGCGAAGTGGACAGAGTCAGGATGATTCAGGAAACATCAGGAAGATGTTTAACAGGGGAAGTCAGGAGCGCTTAGGATAAGCGAAGTGGACAGAGTCAGGAAGACTCAGGCAACATCAGGAAGATGTTTAACAGCGGAAGTCAGGAGCGCTTAGGATAAGCGAAGTGGACAGAGTCAGGAAGACTCAGGCAACATCAGGAAGATGTTTAACAGCGGAAGTCAGGAGCGCTTAGGATAAGCGAAGTGGACAGAGTCAGGAAGACTCAGGCAACATCAGGAAGATGTTTAACAGCGGAAGTCAGGAGCGCTTAGGATAAGCGAAGTGGACAGAGTCAGGAAGACTCAGGCAACATCAGGAAGATGTTTAACAGCGGAAGTCAGGAGCGCTTAGGATAAGCGAAGTGGACAGAGTCAGGAAGACTCAGGCAACATCAGGAAGATGTTTAACAGCGGAAGTCAGGAGCGCTTAGGATAAGCGAAGTGGACAGAGTCAGGATGATTCAGGAAACATCAGGAAGATGTTTAACAGGGGAAGTCAGGAGCGCTTAGGATAAGCGAAGTGGACAGAGTCAGGATGATTCAGGAAACATCAGGAAGATGTTTAACAGGGGAAGTCAGGAGCGCTTAGGATAAGCGAAGTGGACAGAGTCAGGATGATTCAGGAAACATCAGGAAGATGTTTAACAGCGGAAGTCAGGAGCGCTTAGGATAAGCGAAGTGGATAGAGTCAAGGGAGACTCAGGCAACATCAGGAAGATGTTTAACAAAGGAAGTTAGGAGCGCTTAGGATAAGCGAAGTGGACAAGGTCAGGATGGCTTAGGACACAAAAAGGACGTTGTTTATAAAAGGAATAGGGAAGACAAGTCGAGCGGTGTAGCTGAGCTTACACAAGCCGACGAAGGATGTGCTTGGATGCGGTAAGGATATCTACAGGATGTAACCTATCGGATGAAGTCAGGGAAGAAGATCGGGTATGTCAGGATGTATACCCGTTCAGGGGATGATGAAGCTTGGCGGCTTGCTAGTTTGTTGTAGGCAGAGGAATTGGATACCTCCCAGGAAATTCGTCAGATTGGGGCGTAGCACAAGGGTTACGCCTTGGTTTTTTTGTTGTGAAAGCACATTTCAAAACCATTCTTTAATCTCAAATCTCACCATTACCACACTGACCATGTGTGATCGTTCTGAAAAATGCACTTTAATCTGTCACCCGACTATGGAAATCACAGCATGCGGTGGGGTGGAACATCCATTTTTTTCAGACGAAGGTTTTCAAGATGCATAGTGCCGGTGTAAGCACTTTGCTGATCTGAACTGAATTCAAACGCAAATTGGCTTTTTATTCCCAGTTTTCCGTTACTCAGGACACCGAGCCTGCGTTTTACACAAGCGACACTGAGTAACTGGACATTGAGCTTTTCTGCTTGTCCCACAGCGTGTTGTTGTGCCGCCTCAGCAATCTGACGGCCAAACCAAAATGACGCAATGATTGCGCCAATAAGAATAAAAAGCCAAAGAGTGATCATCGTTTAAATAGCCTGCCTATTGCTCTGGACAGTGTTTCACTGCGATTTTCTGTTCTAAGTAGAGCTAAGACATGTGGGCGCAATGTTGGAATTGCAACTAGATCGGCGAAAATGCTTTCAAATAAGCCGTCCACCTCAGTGTTATGTGCCGCACTGTCCATGAGTTTGATGAGCCTTGTGGAGTCAGTCAGTGTTTCCCAGCAGCGTCCAGTAATCGTGAGTTGCAGATCGGCCTGGGCAGCCAGTGGTGAGTCTAATATAGCATCAACAGCATCAGCGATGAGCCCGAGACTGTGGCTACCCGATAAAGCTCTGAGATGATTGATACACGCAGTCGAGTCTTGATCGCCCACGGCTTGTTTCAGGCCAGCCAATAAGTGCTCGGTTAGCTCAACACTAATGGCAACATGTTCTAACATGGCCGCCAGAGGTGACTGAACTTCTGTGGGTAATTGTGACCAGTGGGTCTTGAGATTGTTCTGGTTGTTGCCATGCTCCAGGCGCATGGCAAAGTCAGCCAGACCTTGTACTGCCAGGTTTTGCCACTGATCTAACCCCAGTTTTCCGGCGATATAGAGCTCGGCATATTCATAGTACTGAGACGCAGGGCGCTTGAGCTCGGTTTTCAGTAACGCATTAAACGCGGCCAGTTTATTGGCATTAGGTGCATAGACATAGGGGTTGTTATCCAGCTTACCTTGCGCCGCTTCGCCGGTGAGCTGAGTGCCTAAGGCATCGATGACCATAGAGGCAAAGTGGTCACGGCTGGCTGCAACCAGTTTACTCTGTTCATCCAGTGGTAGCTTCAAAAACCACACATAGGGGTCCTGAGTGGCCTGGTTGTCCCAAAACTGAATCGCTAATAATGCATGGCCAGCGAGTGGGTAAGGGTAGGGCACCTGAGTGGTTTCTATTTGCGCAAACTGCTTTTTATCGATTTTGGTTATGCGACGGCCAATATCATAGGCGCGCCATTGCGTGCCTGCTGAAGTTAGTAGTTCACCTAAAGTCGTAATTTGCGCTGTCATTTTCATCTCACTTAATTGCGTTGAAGCGCGATTATAACTTTATTCTTGGTGACTGATAAGGGTGACCATAAAGATACAAACGCCCGCATTGGATCGGGTATAATGGGGCTTTTGTATTTGTCTGAGGAAGCACTATGGATCACCCAGTATGGCAACTGCTTGATGAGCTCGAACACACTTTGCGCCAGGCTAAACTTTGGCAGGCAGAGCCCGTTTCGGAACAGGCGTTACATTCTACTCAGCCATTTTGCTGCGATACGTTACGGTTTGAGCAATGGTTACAGTTTGTTTTTATCGTCAAGATGCGTACTTTGTTGCAAAACGGCGCACCTTTACCTGCCAATATGGCCATCGCGCCCATGGCAGAAGTCAGTTTAGCGCAACACCCCCAGTTTAGCGCATTGCTGGGTGTGTTACAGCGCCTAGACTCAGCTGTTTCGGAGTAGGCCCGGATGTTAGAGATTATTTATCAGGATGAGCATTATGTGGCCATTAATAAACCCTCAGGCTTACTGGTTCATCGTTCGTTTCTAGACAAACGTGAAACGCAGTTTGCGATGCAGATGCTCAGGGACCAGCTGGGGCAGCATGTGTTCCCAGTGCACAGACTTGACCGGCCGACTTCCGGTGTCTTGTTGTTTGCGCTGAGCTCTGAGGCAGCGCGTGATATGAATCAGATCTTCATCGACGGCGCAGTGCAAAAGCGCTATCTGGCTTTGGTACGGGGCTTTGCACCGCAAGATGTTTATGTTGATAAACCCTTGAAAGAGCAGCTTGATAAAATTGCTGATAAGTTTGCTGATCAGGATAAAGCGCCGCAGGAAGCACAAACTCAGTTCAACTGTCTGCATCAGGCAACGCTCAATATACCGTTGGGTAAATACCCCAGCATTCGATACTCTTTGGTGGAGTGTTTTCCAAAAACGGGTCGTAAACATCAGATCCGTCGTCACCTTAATCACCTGAATCATCCGATAATTGGCGATGTGAATCATGGCGATAACAAGCAAAATCACTTTTTTCAGGGGCATTTTGGTATTCGTCGTTTGATGTTATTTGCAACTGAGCTCAAGTTTTTGCATCCTTATAGTCAACAACCCATCACCATTCGCGCCAGCTTGGGAGAAGAAATGCTGAACTTATGCAAGCAACTGGGCTGGCCAGACACAGAAAAGGACTATCTATAATGGCATCCATTACGCTTTTTGTTGGCTCAGTATTTGGCAATGCAGAAAACTTAGCCTCCGAAGTTAAAAACGACATTGAGCAGCAAGGGCATAGCGCAGTGATCGTCGACGTGCCTACGCTCGAGCAGGTCAAATCAGCGGACAATTTACTGTTTATCTCTTCAACAACCGGACAAGGCGATATCCCGGAAAACCTGCTACCCTTAGTATTGCAAATGCAAAGTCAGTTTCCCATGCTGACGGGGAAAACCGTAGGGGTTGTTGCGTTGGGTGACAGTAGTTACGGTGACACCTTTTGTGGTGCCGGGCGCCAGATCGATGCGCTGGTTCAGGAACTCAATGCCACAGTGACAGAGCCCAGGCTGGATGTGGATGCGTGTGAGCATTTTGAGCCTTATGAGGCGGTCGCACCCTGGCTACAGAAATGGTTGCAACACCTTTGATAAAGGCGTGATGTGTAGAGCAAATAAAAAAGCCGCTGTTGTCAGCGGCTTTTAACGTTATGAGCGTTTGACATCAACGGTCAGTTTCAGCTTTTGACCGGGGTAGAGATACTTCTGACCGGCAAGCTTGTTCCACTTTACGATTTCACTGACAGTGAGATTAAACTTTGCCGCAATCCGTGCCAGAGAGTCCCCTTTGCGCACCTTATAGGTTATGGTGCGTTCGGTCGTGTTTGCGACAGGCTGAGTGGCACTCTGCTCCTGATAAATGGTGAGTTTTTGTCCCAGCTTAAGCACTGCGTTGGCTTTGAGCTTGTTCCATTTGGCAAGCTGCGCGACGGTGACGTCATATTCGCGGCTGATATCCCATAAGGTATCGCCACTGGTGACTGTATGGGATTTTTTATTGCGTGTTGTTTTGTTCGCAGCGCTGCGTACAGCATCTGGTAAATGCTCGCTTTGTAACTCGCCGTCGCTCAGTGGGACCAGCAGTTTCTGCCCAACCCGGATCATATGTGAATCAAGCTTATTCAGTGAACGGATCGCACTGGTGCTGGTGGAAAACTTCTTGGCAATCACAGATAAACTATCACCGCGTGCAACGGTGTAGTATTGCCAGCGCAGACGATCTTGGACTGGTGTACTGGCAAGGCGAGTTTGAAATGCTTCGATTTTATCTGCCGGCAGCAACAGGGTATGTGGCCCGTTCGGATCGGTGGCCCAGCGGTTAAAGCCCGGGTTCAGGCGATAAAGCTCAGTGAGCGACATGTCGGCCATTTCGGCGGCTAACGCTAAGTCGATTTGTGATCCTACTTCAACGGTATCAACTACTTGCGCATTGATGATCTTGTTCCATTTGACATTAAACTCATCCTGGCGCTTTAACAAGTCAGACAGGGCAAGCAATTTAGGCACATAGGCTGTGGTTTCACGTGGCAAATCTAAAGACCAGAAATCGGTTGGCAAATGCTTTTTACGATTCTTTCGGATCGCCTTGAGCAATCGCCCCTCTCCTGAGTTATAGGCCGCAATGGCATTAAGCCAGTCACCTTCGAGTGTCTTGTGCAGGTAAGTGAGATACTCCAGTGCGGCGCGAGTTGACTGAACGATGTCGCGACGACCGTCATACCACCAGTTTTGTTTCAGATCGAACCGCTCTCCGGTTTGCGGCATAAACTGCCAGATCCCAGACGCGCTGCGGTGAGAATAACCGAACGGATCGAACGCACTTTCTACGATTGGCAACAGTGCAATTTCAATCGGCATTTCGCGTTTCTCTACTTCCTCCACAATATAGTAGAGGTAAGGTTCGGCGCGCTTTGAAATCCGATCCAGGTAAGCCTGGTGGCGCTGATAGTAGTTACGCTCTGCCACAACGGGGCGATTTTGTGGCACGTCAATAGACAACTGATAGCGGATCCGCTCCCAGACATCGTCGAACACCGGTGGTGGCTCATCGGCTTCCACGGGTTCCTGAATGGCACTCATCAGAGTGTCGCTGATTTCGGCTGGACTGGCGTGATCCAGTTGTTCGGCTTGTTCAATTGTGGGGCTGTCGAACGTGGTTTGACAACCGCTCAACAGTGCTGATATTAACAGCAGCAAGAGAGGCTTTTTCATAAAACTCGGTCATTGATCCATTGTCAGGGTACGGTGCCGCAGAAAATCCACAGCTAAAACCCGTCAATGTTAACTGTTTAGTTGTAAAAATTAAAGCAGTGCCTAAAAATTATCCTTCCATTGTCTGAGCACGGCAAGCCTTTGCCAGTCTTCATCACAGTCCGTTTGTAACTCAGGCGGTACAGTATCAAGCATATGTGGCAGATTTGCCCGCATAAATGGGTTAATGCTTAACTCACGTGCGATGGTGGTCGGCAAGGTCGGTAGTGCCTGTGCCCGTTGTGTCTGGCCCCACTCCCGCCACCTGGTAATGTCGATATTATCTGGCTCTACCGCAGCGGCAAAAGCCAGATTAGCCTGTGTATATTCATGCGTGCAGTAAATTTTACACTCGGGAGGGAGCTGGGCAAGGGTTTGCATCGCGCGCCACATCTGTGCAGAAGTGCCTTCAAATAAACGGCCACAGCCCGCACTGAATAAGGTATCTCCGGTAAATGCCAGCTCAGTGCCCAGGTAGCAGATGTGGTCCAGTGTATGTCCCGGAGTATGAGCAATGATAAAGTCTAGCCCGGCAATGGCGACCTTATCACCGTCCTTTAAAGGGTGTGTGATGCCACCAAATGGCGTATTTTTTGGGCCATAGACGGGCAGGCTGCCATAGTGCGCCTGCAAAGGTGCAATGCCATCGGTATGATCCCAGTGATGGTGCGTGACTAAGATGCCTGCCAGCTGTTTGTGTTGTGCTGTGGCGAATTCAATAACGGGCTCGCTTTGCCCGGGGTCCACAACCCACATTAAATTGCTATCTGACGGACATATTGCCCAGATATAATTGTCATTGAAGGCGTTGATGGGGTGGATTTGCACTGCGACTTGCGCCATAACTCATTGCTCTATAAAGTGAAGGTGTAACAAGTATAGCGAGTGCGTATCATGAAACCAGCTCTAAGTTTTCAGCAGGGGCCGAAACCCTACCAGTGGCAGGACTTTCCACATGGAGATTATGTGCGCGCAGGCATAGAAAGGCGGATGGCCCATTGGCTGCCCCGAATGTTTGGCTATCATATGCTTAAGCTGGGCTGCCTGAGTGGTCAGTTGGATACGTCACTAAGTCCTATCAGTCATCAGATTTGTGTTGCGCCAGAGGGGGGACATGTTGGCGTGTTAGCAGAAATTGATGAGTTACCTTTTTACGAACACAGCGTAGACGCCTGCATTCTCAGCCAATGTCTGGAGTATCATTCTGATCCCCATCATATTTTACGCGAGGCACACCGAACACTGATCCCGGGTGGGTATATCGTGATCAGCGGATTTAATCCATTTAGTCTGTGTGGACTGGCGCATTTGCTGCCATTTAGCAAAGAAAAACTGCCCTGGTCAGGACGCTTTTTTACCCCGTCCCGGGTTAAGGACTGGCTGGATCTGCTGGGATTTGAAATTCTTGCCGATGAGCGATTCGTTCATGCGTCACTGGCAAGAGGTTCACGGCTGTCGCGTTTTGCGCCCTGGCGACGTTTTTGTCGTCATTACATGAAGCCGATGGGCAGTGTTTATTTGCTGGTGGCCCGCAAACGAGTCGCACCTTTAACGCCGATTAAACCCAAATGGCATGCGCGTCCTAAATGGACACCAGCGGTAAAAGGCGCGCGACTGAAGCACAGTCGTAATCAGGAACAAAGTTAGTCGGTTACTCGCTCTGGTAACCGGTATCTTCTTGCAGATCCGCACCGCCAGCGGCTTCGCGTGCCAGGTCGTCCACCAGTTCATTGTATTTGTTGCCTGCATGGCCCTTAACCCAACGCCACTCAATGGTGTGACGCTGAACCGCAGCGTCCAGTCGTTGCCATAGGTCGACATTTTTAACTGGCTTTTTAGCGGCTGTTTTCCAGTTGCGCTTTTTCCAGTTGGCCAGCCAGGATTCGATCCCCTGTTTCACATATTGACTGTCTGTGTACAGGATCACCTGGCATGGACGCTTGAGTGTTTCGAGGGCAACTATGGCTGCCAGCATCTCCATGCGGTTATTTGTGGTAAGCCGATATCCGGCGTTGAGGGTCTTTTCATGACCTTGGTAACTGAGGTACACACCATAGCCGCCAGGACCCGGGTTGCCCAAGCAGGAGCCGTCGGTATAGATCTCTACGGATTTTTGCACGAATTTGCCTGTTTTTATGTAAAATACTCCAATAGACGCTAACCATAGCAAAGTTAGGCAATCGACGATATGCATAAAAGACAAATAGTACTGGATACAGAAACCACGGGCATTGACCCCAAAGAAGGTCACCGGATCATCGAGATCGGGTGTGTGGAATTAGTGAATCGTCGCCTGACTGGCAACAATTTCCATGTCTACATCAACCCACAACGTAGTATTGAAGAAGAGGCCATTGACGTTCACGGTATTACCAATGAGTTCCTGCGAGACAAACCTTTCTTCCACCACGTTGCGCAAGAGTTTTATGACTATATTCAGGGTGCCGAACTGGTGATCCACAACGCGCCGTTCGACGTCGGCTTTATGGATCATGAGTTTGCTATGCTAAATCAGGGGTTTGCAAAAACTCATGAGGTATGTGAGGTACTCGATACCCTGGTGATGGCGCGGGACTTGCATCCGGGTCAGAAGAACAGCCTTGATGCTTTATGTCGCCGTTATGATATAGA
This genomic window from Pseudoalteromonas rubra contains:
- a CDS encoding Zn-ribbon-containing protein, translated to MFVVDLTFDCYQDTTLEQAEQAINRVVNALRFNGQIIGDEFPTVLKEGFFITRVMCPLEDALHPLHHSPFVKHAIDQLQQAGLLAPKVKVIGQDIHANGADQCQSPSSYILYTTYVHTCSPLYCGDDFQPVPLYKIPAIANGDYKALIKWQEDWQACDQIQINGATRCEFAALNELTSLDSDLTRRGLDLSKRIRYLTKKPVYYYLYRVGGESLAQEKARLCPSCGAHWALDEPWFGIFDFKCDACELVSNISWDFQ
- a CDS encoding DUF2789 domain-containing protein, with the translated sequence MDTSAHNLKNLFAQLGLDNSDAGIKAFFSQHTLPSDMLLAEAPFWNQGQKHFIEESLREDADWSEIIDELDARLR
- a CDS encoding GNAT family N-acetyltransferase, translated to MTNSTTSAQLTIKHLSPEDSRVAASLLYRAYHDDKLFKDVLGGADEQTYESRLRALIREELSCFGQSAQPLIGLYQEEDLLAIACVFEAQTELQASRRWDWRLRLMMSAGYLQTQQLIDKEKTIREALTDCGHYYFLSFIAVEPHYQGQGLGHHLLDALDELVKENPLASGLGVFVSEAEQNFFFSQHGYEKLQVLTFKSVQGELLFKTRTAIMEKSL
- a CDS encoding DUF3301 domain-containing protein, with amino-acid sequence MITLWLFILIGAIIASFWFGRQIAEAAQQHAVGQAEKLNVQLLSVACVKRRLGVLSNGKLGIKSQFAFEFSSDQQSAYTGTMHLENLRLKKMDVPPHRML
- a CDS encoding DUF3549 family protein; this encodes MTAQITTLGELLTSAGTQWRAYDIGRRITKIDKKQFAQIETTQVPYPYPLAGHALLAIQFWDNQATQDPYVWFLKLPLDEQSKLVAASRDHFASMVIDALGTQLTGEAAQGKLDNNPYVYAPNANKLAAFNALLKTELKRPASQYYEYAELYIAGKLGLDQWQNLAVQGLADFAMRLEHGNNQNNLKTHWSQLPTEVQSPLAAMLEHVAISVELTEHLLAGLKQAVGDQDSTACINHLRALSGSHSLGLIADAVDAILDSPLAAQADLQLTITGRCWETLTDSTRLIKLMDSAAHNTEVDGLFESIFADLVAIPTLRPHVLALLRTENRSETLSRAIGRLFKR
- a CDS encoding YqcC family protein, whose protein sequence is MDHPVWQLLDELEHTLRQAKLWQAEPVSEQALHSTQPFCCDTLRFEQWLQFVFIVKMRTLLQNGAPLPANMAIAPMAEVSLAQHPQFSALLGVLQRLDSAVSE
- the truC gene encoding tRNA pseudouridine(65) synthase TruC; the protein is MLEIIYQDEHYVAINKPSGLLVHRSFLDKRETQFAMQMLRDQLGQHVFPVHRLDRPTSGVLLFALSSEAARDMNQIFIDGAVQKRYLALVRGFAPQDVYVDKPLKEQLDKIADKFADQDKAPQEAQTQFNCLHQATLNIPLGKYPSIRYSLVECFPKTGRKHQIRRHLNHLNHPIIGDVNHGDNKQNHFFQGHFGIRRLMLFATELKFLHPYSQQPITIRASLGEEMLNLCKQLGWPDTEKDYL
- a CDS encoding flavodoxin domain-containing protein; this encodes MASITLFVGSVFGNAENLASEVKNDIEQQGHSAVIVDVPTLEQVKSADNLLFISSTTGQGDIPENLLPLVLQMQSQFPMLTGKTVGVVALGDSSYGDTFCGAGRQIDALVQELNATVTEPRLDVDACEHFEPYEAVAPWLQKWLQHL
- a CDS encoding lytic transglycosylase; its protein translation is MKKPLLLLLISALLSGCQTTFDSPTIEQAEQLDHASPAEISDTLMSAIQEPVEADEPPPVFDDVWERIRYQLSIDVPQNRPVVAERNYYQRHQAYLDRISKRAEPYLYYIVEEVEKREMPIEIALLPIVESAFDPFGYSHRSASGIWQFMPQTGERFDLKQNWWYDGRRDIVQSTRAALEYLTYLHKTLEGDWLNAIAAYNSGEGRLLKAIRKNRKKHLPTDFWSLDLPRETTAYVPKLLALSDLLKRQDEFNVKWNKIINAQVVDTVEVGSQIDLALAAEMADMSLTELYRLNPGFNRWATDPNGPHTLLLPADKIEAFQTRLASTPVQDRLRWQYYTVARGDSLSVIAKKFSTSTSAIRSLNKLDSHMIRVGQKLLVPLSDGELQSEHLPDAVRSAANKTTRNKKSHTVTSGDTLWDISREYDVTVAQLAKWNKLKANAVLKLGQKLTIYQEQSATQPVANTTERTITYKVRKGDSLARIAAKFNLTVSEIVKWNKLAGQKYLYPGQKLKLTVDVKRS
- the gloB gene encoding hydroxyacylglutathione hydrolase, encoding MAQVAVQIHPINAFNDNYIWAICPSDSNLMWVVDPGQSEPVIEFATAQHKQLAGILVTHHHWDHTDGIAPLQAHYGSLPVYGPKNTPFGGITHPLKDGDKVAIAGLDFIIAHTPGHTLDHICYLGTELAFTGDTLFSAGCGRLFEGTSAQMWRAMQTLAQLPPECKIYCTHEYTQANLAFAAAVEPDNIDITRWREWGQTQRAQALPTLPTTIARELSINPFMRANLPHMLDTVPPELQTDCDEDWQRLAVLRQWKDNF
- a CDS encoding class I SAM-dependent methyltransferase, which produces MKPALSFQQGPKPYQWQDFPHGDYVRAGIERRMAHWLPRMFGYHMLKLGCLSGQLDTSLSPISHQICVAPEGGHVGVLAEIDELPFYEHSVDACILSQCLEYHSDPHHILREAHRTLIPGGYIVISGFNPFSLCGLAHLLPFSKEKLPWSGRFFTPSRVKDWLDLLGFEILADERFVHASLARGSRLSRFAPWRRFCRHYMKPMGSVYLLVARKRVAPLTPIKPKWHARPKWTPAVKGARLKHSRNQEQS
- the rnhA gene encoding ribonuclease HI gives rise to the protein MQKSVEIYTDGSCLGNPGPGGYGVYLSYQGHEKTLNAGYRLTTNNRMEMLAAIVALETLKRPCQVILYTDSQYVKQGIESWLANWKKRNWKTAAKKPVKNVDLWQRLDAAVQRHTIEWRWVKGHAGNKYNELVDDLAREAAGGADLQEDTGYQSE
- the dnaQ gene encoding DNA polymerase III subunit epsilon; this translates as MHKRQIVLDTETTGIDPKEGHRIIEIGCVELVNRRLTGNNFHVYINPQRSIEEEAIDVHGITNEFLRDKPFFHHVAQEFYDYIQGAELVIHNAPFDVGFMDHEFAMLNQGFAKTHEVCEVLDTLVMARDLHPGQKNSLDALCRRYDIDNSKRTLHGALLDSEILSDVYLAMTGGQKKLNLAQHNEQAQQGSGGGIRRLSAERAPLNVVLATAEELDAHEARMELVNKACGQSLWQQ